The sequence CACAGCCTCAATGTCATATAGTGAGGGACCCAAAATTGGACAAAACACTCTCAAGGTGCCGCCTCACCAGggcccagcactgggggacagttgctgccctggtgctgctgccacaaCACTGCTGACCACATTTCTGTGTAGTTGCACTCTGGCCTGGACTGGAGGGTGAAAAGGGCAGACTGTGTCAGCCTGAAAGATCACACCCACCCCATGACAGGAAGACATACCACTCTCCTAATTATTTACTCCAGAAATGGAAATCCCAAACTCAAAGCACCCACTGCGGTTCTCCGTACGGCTGGCAGGAGAcacctcagctcctgtgtgagGTGGGCTGGGAATCTCCTGCCCCTTCCACACTCCAACAGCCCTTGGCCAAGACCTGGGGCTCACACACGAATCCCTCTGCTGTCAGCAGGGACATCTGGGTGAGAGGACGGAATGAGGGATTCCACACACCCATTCATAGCAGCTTTGGTGGCAGAGCATCCAAACAAGTCAGGAAACTAACATATAAATACAGCTCtgagcaaaagaaaataatttgttaaaAGTTGAAGGAAATTTGGCTAATTCTGCCTTTGATCAAAAAAGCAACTATATACACAGCAGgacccagattttttttttttttttgaccagCATTTAGTCCATACATGACTCCCCACTTCCCAGTACACATTgtgggaagaaaaggagaaatcaTTTTTTAGATCTGTATTTGGAAACACTGAGTCATCcaaaaattcagagaaaaattAGAAGCTGCCAGCATTGTGGTATATTCCCCATCCTGCCATCAAATGCCCTATTTGAACCATGCTGTTATTTCTGTAAGGAAGGCAATACTGCTCCCACTCAGCAGAGCCCATTTCAACTGGTCAAGTTGGGAGTGGGGGTATCTCTGCCACCTCCTGCTAAGCAAAAGTTATAAATCATGTCCCCACTccacaaagtaaaaaaaaaaacaaaaccaaccccaactgaccaaacaaaaaaccccaaaaaatccaaaataaccaacaaaaccagccaaccaaccaacaaaaaccacaaaaaacccaacaaacaaacaaccaaaataCAAAACCCCCTcataaccaaaacaaaacctcacAGAAATAATTAAGCTaaatattgaaaagaaaataatattaaaatgttaACAGCAATTCTCATGAAGACTGATGCAATaattaaatggaaataaattaaCATTTCCATTCCACTAAATGAAATAAACACAGaacccacacacacaaaaccacagAGTTTATATACCACAGAGTTCATATTGGAAAGACAGCTTAAAACTAACAAGGTTTAactcaaaacttttttttttattaaagtaTGAATGCATTTATGCTGAAGAACAGTTTACATACATTGTAAAGCAACAAGCATATTTTCAAGAGGTGTGGGCCCTCCTCAATACATCTCCATGCTCAATCTACATGCTTTACCACTGGACTCACACATACACTCTCACATACAAACACAGAGACacaaaacacagacacagagctaTCTGCTTGGATTAGCTTTCTTTTAAGGCTTCTGTAAGGTGCCCTAGTGCCCCTAACATTACCATAATTACAAACGAAATTGTACAAAGGAGCAGCATTACTTGCAAACTATTGATCTGCTCTCAGCCTTAAAAAATATCAAGTGAAACAagtttttcctttatttgaGTTTTATTAAACATCTGCATTTAAGAAAGGCATGACTGTGTATCTGTGAACAAGGAAAGATACGGGAATCTTAACATGAGGTCCTCAACCAGAACAGATGTTCAAACCTGACTCCTAAGGGACCATTTCCTTAGATCTTTACAGTGAGGCAGCCCTGTGTGGTGAGACACTGCCAGCTCCATCCCACCAGGGTTGCTCGACCAGCAATGCGGAAAGGGGGACACAGAGCGGTGCCCACCGTGCTCGGATCTCGTCACACCTGAGGTTGATGAGAAGTCACAGTTCTAACACTGACACACCCAAGCGTCCCTCAACTCTTCCCAGCGGGCCCCCTCCTGCGGAGCACATCAGGGTAGGATAATGCACAGACAGCAGGGCTGACTTGCTGAACCCCCAGCCACCAGGGAGTATTTCTGCCCACCCCTTTTTGGTATCCTGCAGTGAATAGTCTGAAACTGCAACTACTGGTGTTGGGTGAAAGACGTGGCAGCCAGTACATTAAGAAAATAGGTACaatgaataaaataaaggaTAGCATATGATATAATGTGTACATACAAGCATCTTTCATTTTTTATCTGTGAAATGTGAATAAACTGCAGAATGCCAGGCCATTAGTCTAAAAGGCTGTGTATGGCTGTCTTAGCCTACATATGGTCAAAGGATCTGTGTGGTGTATCATAGGGAAAGATTCTTCGGGAACCATTAGGGCTTTCCAGGCCTACTTGCTCTTGTGCATCAGCATCAGCCTGCAGCTAGGAATGCCAGAGAAGCAACTAATAAAATTGCCCGACCAGTCTTGTAAAACAAACAGGAATGACTGCACTTCATGGTATGCACCTGAACTACAGAGACAAGAAAGGGACAGTGATGGGAGGGTGACAGAGGTGGGGGAGGGAGATCTTCTTCTCACTTTTACAACAGCAGCAGATTTCAATGCAACGTAATTACTTTAATGACGCATATCTGTAGGTACCAAATTGCTCTTCTGATTTAAAAAGCTGGTAAGACAAGTGTTTGGCAGTCCTTTCATTACCCAGTTTCAATTGTTGCTTATTCATCTATCAGCTCTCATTCCCTAAGCCATTTCTGCCTTTGCTGAACTGTGAATGACCTCAGTCAGCCATCGTCAGATTCAAATTCATGAGACACTTCCTCCGATGAGCTGTTCCTGTGGATCCGGCCGTCGCTTTTCATGCTGTGAAAAGTCTTCTTAAAGGCCTCCATCATGGCATGGGCCAGCTTCTTGGCCTCCAGCTTGCTCTCACACTCCACAGCGTGGCAGTCCATCTGGTAGGACAGGTCATCGTTGATCTCCCGATAGACCCAAGCGAAGATGTTTGGGCTGACGTTGTGGTCAGCAGTGCAGTAGGCTATACGTGCTACCTGAAAGGTATCCATGTGCACTGTCGCCTCACCTTTGAGGTCCAGATGATGCAGCCAGACTTGGAAAGGGCGAATTTCCAGAAGGGCATTAGCTGGGTAAACATCCTCCCTGGTGAGCGTGTGCTTCTTCCACAATTCAATAACTGGTTTTTCTGTGCAGCCTGACAAAAATTGCATCCCTGTTGTGGAAACC comes from Agelaius phoeniceus isolate bAgePho1 chromosome 10, bAgePho1.hap1, whole genome shotgun sequence and encodes:
- the PID1 gene encoding PTB-containing, cubilin and LRP1-interacting protein; translation: MWQPATERLQHFQTMLKTKLNVLTLRKEPLPTVIFHEPEAIELCTTTPLMKTRTHTGCKVTYLGKVSTTGMQFLSGCTEKPVIELWKKHTLTREDVYPANALLEIRPFQVWLHHLDLKGEATVHMDTFQVARIAYCTADHNVSPNIFAWVYREINDDLSYQMDCHAVECESKLEAKKLAHAMMEAFKKTFHSMKSDGRIHRNSSSEEVSHEFESDDG